In Carassius auratus strain Wakin chromosome 36, ASM336829v1, whole genome shotgun sequence, the following are encoded in one genomic region:
- the LOC113055075 gene encoding ATP synthase subunit beta, mitochondrial translates to MLGAVGRCCTGALQALKPGVTPLKALNGAPAALFSRRDYAAPAAAAATASGRIVAVIGAVVDVQFDEGLPPILNALEVAGRDSRLVLEVAQHLGESTVRTIAMDGTEGLVRGQKVLDTGAPIRIPVGPETLGRIMNVIGEPIDERGPITTKQTAAIHAEAPEFTDMSVEQEILVTGIKVVDLLAPYAKGGKIGLFGGAGVGKTVLIMELINNVAKAHGGYSVFAGVGERTREGNDLYHEMIESGVINLKDTTSKVALVYGQMNEPPGARARVALTGLTVAEYFRDQEGQDVLLFIDNIFRFTQAGSEVSALLGRIPSAVGYQPTLATDMGTMQERITTTKKGSITSVQAIYVPADDLTDPAPATTFAHLDATTVLSRAIAELGIYPAVDPLDSTSRIMDPNIVGNEHYDVARGVQKILQDYKSLQDIIAILGMDELSEEDKLIVSRARKIQRFLSQPFQVAEVFTGHLGKLVPLKDTIKGFKAILAGEYDALPEQAFYMVGPIEEVVQKAEKLAEEHS, encoded by the exons ATGTTGGGAGCTGTGGGACGCTGCTGCACTGGGGCTTTACAGGCTCTCAAGCCCGGGGTGACCCCCCTGAAGGCGCTCAATGGAGCTCCAGCAGCGCTGTTTTCTC gcAGGGATTATGCCGCTCCTGCCGCAGCAGCTGCCACCGCCAGCGGGCGCATCGTCGCGGTCATCGGTGCCGTCGTGGACGTCCAGTTCGACGAGGGCCTGCCTCCGATTCTCAACGCCCTGGAAGTGGCCGGCCGGGACTCTAGGCTAGTCCTGGAGGTGGCCCAGCATCTGG GCGAGAGCACCGTCCGCACCATTGCTATGGACGGTACTGAGGGACTGGTGCGCGGTCAGAAGGTACTCGACACCGGTGCCCCCATCAGAATCCCCGTGGGACCTGAGACGCTCGGCAGGATCATGAACGTCATCGGCGAGCCCATCGACGAGAGAGGACCAATTACCACAAAACA GACTGCCGCCATCCACGCTGAGGCCCCAGAGTTCACAGACATGAGTGTCGAGCAGGAGATCCTGGTCACGGGAATCAAGGTCGTGGACCTGCTGGCACCCTACGCCAAGGGTGGCAAGATCG GTCTTTTCGGTGGTGCTGGTGTGGGGAAGACCGTTTTGATTATGGAGCTGATCAACAACGTGGCCAAGGCTCATGGTGGTTACTCCGTGTTCGCCGGTGTGGGAGAGAGAACCCGTGAGGGAAACGATCTGTACCATGAGATGATCGAGTCTGGTGTCATCAACCTGAAGGACACCACGTCAAAG GTGGCGCTGGTGTACGGACAGATGAACGAGCCCCCTGGTGCCCGTGCCCGTGTGGCTCTGACCGGACTGACCGTTGCCGAATATTTCCGTGACCAGGAGGGGCAGGATGTGCTGCTCTTCATCGACAACATTTTCCGCTTCACCCAGGCTGGATCAGAG GTGTCTGCCCTGCTGGGCCGTATCCCGTCCGCTGTGGGTTATCAGCCAACTCTGGCCACTGACATGGGCACCATGCAGGAAAGAATCACCACAACCAAGAAGGGTTCAATCACATCTGTGCAG GCCATCTATGTGCCTGCTGATGATTTGACCGATCCTGCCCCTGCCACAACGTTTGCTCACTTGGACGCCACCACCGTGTTGTCCCGTGCCATCGCTGAGCTGGGCATCTACCCCGCTGTGGACCCACTGGACTCCACCTCCCGTATCATGGACCCCAATATTGTGGGAAACGAGCATTATGACGTAGCCCGAGGCGTCCAGAAGATCCTCCAG GACTACAAGTCCCTGCAGGATATCATTGCTATTCTGGGTATGGATGAGTTGTCGGAGGAGGACAAGCTGATTGTGTCTCGTGCACGTAAGATCCAGAGGTTCCTGTCCCAGCCCTTCCAAGTCGCTGAGGTCTTCACTGGACACTTGGGCAAGCTGGTGCCCTTGAAAGACACCATCAAGGGCTTCAAGGCCATTCTGGCTG GTGAGTATGACGCTTTGCCCGAGCAGGCCTTCTACATGGTGGGCCCCATCGAGGAGGTCGTTCAGAAGGCAGAGAAACTGGCTGAGGAGCATTCGTAA